GTAATAGTCAGAAACTAAGCTTGTTAGACATATACTATAGTATGTCTTAACTTCTAACAAGCAATTTGCATCAATTTAGCGGTTTCTTCAAGCATTCTGGACTCTGGCTGTAAAGGCACTCATAAAAGATCTGGATATCGGAAAATATGATCCAAAATGGAGTTCGCACCCATCTGATGATGAAGGTTCTCTTGCAGACCAATATGACCGTACGGAACTTCATGAGAAGTAACTCCTTGGGAAGTCTGCGCAGGACCATCATGGTAATGATGTACACCCAAGTGCTCATTCTTAACCAAGAGCTCACTCTTGATGCTCCTTCGAAACTCATCCAGAGATGGGAAGGTGGCAGACATTTCAGGTACAGGTGCAACCGTTGACTCTCCGGTGCAATATATGGAGCTTTTCGAAGAGTCAATTTGGTCAGAGGAGGGCTTTGGTAAAAACCCTTGAATGATCTCTTGTAACAAACCAGAATCAGATGGTTCTTGTGGAAAGAACTCCCAGTAATCAGGTTGAGAATTTGTCTTATCAGAGCCTCCAGAAGAGTTATAACTCCGATTATCCTCATTCAGCGGTAGAGCACTCAAAGATGAGCCTGCAAAAGTATCAGAGACATTTGAATCATTGGACGGATTCACCAAAGAATTACCACTGGAGAAAGTGCTAGAAGAAGAACCAGAGGACCCATTAATGTGCGGAAACTGATCATATAAAACTTGTGGATGATTATAGAACGATGAACCAGAAGAGGGGTCAAGGAAATCACGGAGGAGAAGCATGTTAAAAGATGTAGAACTACTCCTCTGGGGCGCAGACCCAGAGAAGTCTCCAACATGAAGATTTCCAAAAGATGGCCAATTTGAAGAATTGGAGTTACAACGGCGAGAGGGAAGATCCCTAATGGACGCCTGAGATTGTTTTGATGAGAAACCAAACGGAGGAAGGAAGGGATCTGTCGAAGAGTGAGGATCAGAAGTAGGGTACACAAAATTGGTGCGAGCCTTGAGACCTCGCATGGCTCGAGCAGCACGGTCATAGGCACAAGCAGCCTCCTCAGCCGTGTCAAAAGTGCCAAGCCAACGTCTTTCTTTAGACTGAGGGTCCCTAATCTCAGCTGCATAGCGACCCCAAGGTCTCCGACGAACCCCCCGGTACCTCATGGTACCACCTGAGCCACAACCACCACTACTTTCTTTCAGTGACCTCTTGTTCGTGATGGTGGTGGAGGCGGCGGCAGCTGGAGCTCCATTAGTGCTCTTTTTGTAGTTGTCTGTGATGGATTGTTCATGTGGAATAGACTCTTGGACATGGGTCATTCCATTTAGTCGCCTAATAGCTTCCTCCATTTGAAGAGTGGGAGAAGGACGGTAGAAGAAGGaagaaaggagaagaagaagaacaagaacAGGATTTTACGCGCTTGGATGGGGATTGATTGATCCAGTTTGGCACCTGGACCCTTGTGGAGTAGTGTATTTATAGGTAGACATataataataaagtaataaaaccTCCGGGGAGATATTAGGGAACCAAGAAAGCGACTCTGATTTGAGCCATGCATGGATGCTCCCTGCAATTTTTTAACACAAAATTCCTAAAAAAAAAAGGGTTGAGTACGTTTGACGACTAGGATTTTCTACTGGGCCAACCGTCCTCAATCTAGAGGGCTGTGATCATTTTCTACTATATGGCGCTGGCGCAAtgtcaatgcattggaatgtgtCCAAACTCGTTATTTATTTGCATCCTCCACCTCTACATGAAGCCCTAATTCCTTTTTTTTATCATTGTTTTATAACAAGATAGTACTGTAAAAACTAGTGATTACTactaaaaagattgtaatcattatAGGTTTACAGGAAAGACAAACCCTCCAATTTATTAAATTAGGGAAGATTTATCACCTATTTGTTATTTGTCCGTTTTCAAGTTCAAGAAAAGGATGGTAATTTCCTTCTGTATCGGTGCCAGCTAAGATGAGTAAAAGAGTAATTGGGTTTGAGCTATTTTCCGAGATGCAATTAAGGGATGAGGATTTGGGTTCTTGAAAAATATGAttggtataattttttttttttttgaagttctAATGacaataatttaatttctttcaaaaaattaaaagaaaaagttttataattaattttaaattttttaattttatataaatcatataattatatactataaattatataattacatcacttaaaattataaatatacatTTCTTGAAAAGGTTTTATCTATAGAGGGTTTAAATTCATGTGAAAATTTATGAGGACTTTATATTTATatacaaataaatttattatgaatttatatataaaattttaattaataatatatatttttaatataaatatttaatttaataattaaatttatttttatattatttaaaacttATATTAAAGTTTCCATTGCCTACTATTCCCTATCCAACGTGCAATTAAAAAGGTGGAGtttttgtttaattatttttatatattaattaattaaatttccaGTGTGGTAAAATTTTCAAGGAAGTGGAGAACTACACACTCTGGTTATTGTAATTATCATTCTGAATGATTACACTGGCGGCGCTCAGAAGTTGTTCCGCCCTTTTTGGTTGATGTTGTATATGTACAAGAGTAATgccattgaaataagttaaatcgcatttattgtaaattaaaaatctgaattttttttattattaattaaagataatgatattataaaaatatttaactttaaaataaatttatataattattcttattaatttataatatataaaaattaatttaatttataaagaatttttttaaataagtaGAATATTACTCTCATTAAAATTCATTAAACatgattatttattattaatattttttaataatgtaaaaaaatatttttatgagatTAAATTTTTAacgtaatattaaatatttttatgtaatattaataattattaatataaaattaataataaaaaatatttaacaaattttaaaattgtaatattatattttttatttagttttatctattaaatatataattatttattattttgagaaaaattaaaaaatattaattattttttatttttatctttatttttaataaacacaataatataattttttaaaatctataataacactttctttcttttctcttaattagaaaaaataaatgataattatattaaattaataaatatattattatcatttaagtaatttaattattttttaattattgtataaaaattttaaataataaataaaaaaacgtatataataataaatatttaaaattaattaatagtgaAGGAGGAGGTAATTAGGGTTTGAAACCAGGGGATTTGATGCGCACAAGGAGATGCCGTTGCTGTCCGAGTCAGATAAAAGGagggaatttattttttttttttttaaaagtcaTTATAAAGCTTTTTTAGGTAAGAGTTGATGAATGGGACTACAGTTGTTCTCTTTAGCTCAGAAAAGCCAAAGCTTCTGTCTTTCCTTTGTTCCTCTAACTGATCTTCCATTTCTAACTAACATATTCTCTCTTCTTTCGTCCCTTTTCCTTTGCTCAACTTCATAAATATCTTCctagaaataattaatttttagtttttacaaaaaaataaaatgctattaaaactaaaatttatcaaaaaaatATCACATTGCAATcatgttatttttaaaatttattttatatatttaatgtgattgttattaaaaaaaaaatccaggaCCTTGCATCAACTTGTGAAATTAACcctagggagagagagagagagagagagagagagagagagagagagagagagaccccaTTTATCCTCAGTTGAGGATTAGTGCCTAAACAATGAGTTGTTCTGTTGTTGTCAAGTTGAGCCAAAATAATAAACTACtgctactaataataataataataataatgtgagagagagagagagagagagagagagagagtaatgaGGGTGAAGGCGGTGAGGTTTTAAGAAGGGCGGAGACGCCAAAACAGAAAAAGATGAAGTTGAAGATGAAGATTTTAACGACAAGATGAGATCCTGTCAGAGAAAATTAATCAATACACTCTACAGCTTTTTATACTGCCAAAGTAGCAGAGCCCTGagtcttattttattattaaataatatatatatatataattaaaatatatttgtaGGGATATAGGGAATGTCTTCAAATGCCTTTTTCATGTCCCATCTGCATCCCTTTCCTCTCTAACTCTAACCCTTTTCCAATGCACTTGTGATGTGATATGAtggatttattttatttaattatttttttatcattagttaaaattttaaaataaaattaagttgGAATTATGCTGAAGAATTagtttttattgaattgattgtaTGTTTGTGGGGGCCAAATGCAAGCACAGAGGAGGCATTAGCATATGGCTTAAACAGAAGCAAATAGTAGAGTTCTGAAAAGGTTAGCGAACAAGTGTTGGTAGGTGAAGCTTTCATTAAAATCAACACTGCAACCATCAATTACCCCATTTTCGTACCTTACCATATCCCCATCAATTCCTCTTTTGCTAGTGGATCAACATATGCTTTTTGAATAGAATAGTGGATCAACATTATGCTTACGGCTTACTTACATAAAcccttcttttattattattattttttaaatcccttttcttttttctcttctaattttaaatattaataattaaatgaatGGGGTTTTTAAAATACATAGTGTATGTGCATGCATGGATAATGCATATGCATGTGAAAAAACCATCTTACATTTGAAGGCGCTATAACTTTTCGAGATCCAAAAATGTGCAGGCAACCCTACTGCTCTATGAAAACTTCGTACCAATGCTCAGAAAAAGCTCATCATCAACGCATAGCACAATCCCAATCGATCCCTTTGCTCTCCAACCTCCTCTTTCATCATGTATAGTACCGCGTGGCAACATCTATATCCATGCTTTTATCCTCCTTTctcctccttctccttcttcttcttcttttcctccTCTCTTTCTTAACCCATGCTGACATTTGGCatctaaaagaaagaagaagaaaaagtgccCTCTTGGCTCTACCTCTCTTTGACAAGCTAGAAAATCTTTGGATAAGACCAGCATCGATAATGCTTGTCGGGTTCAGTTTCTTTTTTGAAACTATAAACCCACATTACCTAGAAATTAACCATAACCGTGGCTTTCTTCTTCTCAGATGAAAAATTTTATGGAATTCTTTTTCCCTTCTTCAATAATTAAAAAGTTGACAGATTAAAATTGTTTAGtttattaatacttaatttaGAGTGAATTAATATGCTTTTGCAGTTGATTAATTAAGTTTGTTTCCCAAATTGTCTGAAACATCTAATATCATAAGTACAAAACCTTTTCAGGATATCAAAAGAGAGCATGGCAGTTGGCAGATGTTGAGAGATTCAATATGAGTGCGTGTGTGTGTATGTATGCGCGCGTGTCAAGCATTTTGAGCAGACCACGCTTGGAAAGTATAAAGTGAAGGGCTAGCAAGCTACAGTGAACTGCAAATGTCTTCTTTTCTGGTCTACCACTCTAGGGCTTATTAATTAATATGTTGCAGGATTGGTTCTCTACCTACTTAACAAAAACTATTTCATATTTACCATAATTTATAGgataatttacatttttttttaacacGAAATTTCAGTTCATTACTAAGGTCCATTGGACAGATTACAACAGGAGCAAAAATATAATAGGCAAAGGACAAATTCAGTCCCTATATTCAATCCAACACAAACCTAAAGAAACCTAACCCTAGGAAAACCACCCACCACCACCACCCTTCAACACGTCGACACCAAAACCGTTTGCCGGACGACTCTGGCCGGAGCTTGAGTGGCCGCTAACACTACgtttggaaaagaaaaaaaagtaagaggagaaagaaaatttgagaggaaaataagtttattttttattattttatttagattgagtagaaaataaaaaaaaagaaaattcataaaTTAGTCTCTAGtatatttttaagtaataatttaatcatcaaattttaattttattaataaattagtgTATGCCATCTAAATTAACTGTTAAATTCATTAATAACTTTTCAATTTAACATAATTTAatccttaaaattttattttattaataaaataatcctTAAAGTTTTGTTATTAGCAAATAGTCCTtacatctaaattttatatttaaataattatttattttgtgaATGTGGGAAATAAGAGTTCAAAAAATGTCCAATAGGATGGATAGCACCACGTTTAGTGATTTACACAAGTAGCCCTATAATATTCAAAACAAGTTTATGAAATGTGGACAGACAATTTGTATTAATTTAGCAAGCTAATTAACGTCTTATCGTCTGATATAGATAAGTGATCAGGTCCTTATTAGATATACGAAATGTTTCTACTGCATTAAATAAGCTAATTCTTCCTTACTCGTGAAGCCTTGCCTACTTACGCCTTGAAtatgaatgacctctcataagtGATCGTGTGATGAATACTTTGGCCAAATGACGACTACTTTGGCCGAGTGTATTGATACAACGACCTCACATTACATGTTCCATTTAGGATAGTCATTTAACTTATTATAGAGTACTTGTATGCacctataaaaatttaataaactataattttaaataagtcctatcataattttaaatattattcacCACGAAATCATATAACGTGAcatctataaattaattagatataTACATATTCAGATATAAGTAAGACTTTCTCATTCATTTGACTTAATTTAGAAGTTACAGTGGCCTTAGACTAGGTTAACCATTGCAGCTGGGTAGCTCGTACTCATAGTATGATCTTATGACGATATATAAGTTTGTGATGCGAATGCCATCGTTATTTTTGTCATTTAACCAATAAAGCAGAACAACTGTTTTCCATGACGATGGGAACCTAAAACTAGCCAATTGTCACCTCTCTTTGAGCTTATTAGGTCGGTTATTTAATAATGTTTAATTACTCAACGTGAGGCTGTGGACCAACCCATTAATTGATTATATATAGTCTATATCCACATCGTATGCTATCATGCAGATATTCACTCTTGTGGAGTGACATTATTCTAATTAATTGTATATGATATTAGTTTGTTTGCATAATTGAAATTTGGAAATGAACTAATATATTGATGTCGTTCTCATCAACCCAACATTCAAGGCAGACAAATTCGAGGTATATATTTGTAAGAAGTTGAAGTAATTAGTTAGGGTTTGCTGCAATTGAGAGGTCAGCCTCCAGTTGTGTATCAACCATGAAGTAGTCACTCTCACATCCTTAATTACCAGACCCACATGCATGGCCTAGCTACCATTCCTGCACACCATATAAGACAAACCACATCTAATTAtgcattaaatatttatattttctccATTCCCTCTTCTTACTAATAACACTTAAACTGGGAGAAAGCTTCATCTGTAATAAGAGATTTTGTCTATTTCACACTCTTCTTTCTCGTGATGAATTTGCGAACTAAAAGAGCTGTAGCCATGGGAAACTAAGACATAAGAAAGGAGTAGGGTTTAAATCTTTATATTTAGTACTTAATGCTGTTGTGAGTTTCAAATGTCCAGTTAGAGAGTTCAAATCAGCTTGTGAATAAAAAGAACTGACGCTCAAGTTAGagatattaattaaaaatgaaagaaTGAGTAATTGAGAGTTCAGTAATTAATTTGACAACGTAAGTTTATCTGATTAATGATTGTTTTTCATATTTATAGATTAAAGCTATGTAGTCGTTGTAGCTATTTACAAGAATATCAGATATTAGGCTAATTTTCCAAGATTTCCTCTTAAAGATTCAGTCTTATCTTTGGCTAATATTGCAGAGACTCGATATGGTTGATGCGCAGATTATCAGGTGAGTGTCTCTACTTATTCTTTTATATTTGTTTATGTTGTTCGATCTCACCAACCCTGGATGACTCAAGCCATCTTTCACTCAGTTTGTGAAGTCCGAACCTTGCTTGGTCCGTGCAATTAGCGCAAGGCACGTGTTGGTTGGTTGCACGAACATGAACATCTTAAACTTGAAGTTTGTAGGATCGAACATTTGTGAGTAGCCTAATACACAAAATTCAAATTCCAGCGGCATACCTACAAGATGCCGAttcctaaaattaattaaaacttaataattaaaatgaaaaggAAACCTGGTCGATAAGGTTGAAGACATAATTTAATAACACTAGAGAGTGCAGCGGATATAATCGAGAGAAAGCTCACGAGCAATGAAAACTTTGTTGGGTGAATACAGCTGGAGCAGGCTACTGAAAACTCGCAGTTGTTATACAGACTACCctgacccatttgttccctagaaATGAGAATCCTTTATGCCGAGGGCTGAACACAAGCCTGCTCTAAAGGCAGCTAGCCCTCCATGCCAGcctttgtttttgtttttgtttttgttttttattattttttttttctcttgctTCCATGGAAAACTCAAATCCCTAAGTATGTAGAGAATACATATATCCATCATTCTATATTTATACTCTTCTCTGCCATTTGTATTGTTCTGTCACCTCTTTCAGATGAcccaaattttatttttctagtATCTCCTAGAAATTTTTTTACAGAAGCCACCTTGAGAATGATGAgtacatttgaggtttatttcaaATGACAGAGCTGCTGGACTTTGATTTTTTAATTCTCCAgttaatttacatattaaaattttttcaattgattttaataatatattctcCCATATTCATATTGATATAAAtgcattattttttaaaattttattctttatctttattaaatattgaacaaataaataaaattaattatcaaagcatttttataaaaataagataattcagttttttttaatcattatgtaaaatttaaatactataaataaaaaaagacCGCACTTTACTATCACcttgaatatttttatttaaaaaaaatataatttattcatttcaattcagtattttaaaaaaaattaataaaatctaactgaataattttatttttaattaattattatattattatgtctaaaattacaattaaaagtaataaatataactaaaattatatttgaaatgagtttaaaaaaaaaatctaaaatgtaATCCAAATCGGTAAATcaaacataattaaattaaattaaattgatttaatttaacttactataaattttgatgtatcaatttttatttttcaaatcatATTAAATCGAATTGATCACTGCACTCGTTTATAGGTACAatcattatataaattttttagataaaaataaatcaactagcgattaaattaaaattttattatgataGTTAATATTTGATAATATAttaaattctgagttatatactTGTGTGATTTCCATATCAAATAACGGAAACTGTTTAATCATCATTAAGAactgttgaagaagatgaaaaatTTATTCCATGTCGGAATAAGAGAGAGTTGGAAATTATGACGAAGACAGAGAGGCTGCTCTTTTTTTCTCATGGATTCATTGGCATGCATAATTTTGCCTGCAATAATACGATCCTCCACCAATCATGTGCCACGTGTGTTTTGTGTTTCTGCACATATGCATTGCGCAATGGGGAACTTTTTTTTCTGTGCTAATTTGCGTACTGAGAAAGCTTTCCAACAGCAAAATCCAATAAATCTATGATTAATAatacatttaaaacattatttttCTTAATAGTAACTTAAATAATAATCTCAAACGAGCGAATGCTCAATACTTAATAGTCAAACATTGTTCTTAGTCTCTCTCTAAGCTTAATTAAGAGAGAGAAATTTCACTATTTGATTCTCGTCTTTTTTCTGGTCTAAGGCTTTTTCCATTCTTTTCTATTGAACTACTACAGCTTCTTTTGCCCCTCAATGATAGAaccaaatttaaaatacaatctttatatatataatagttgTATTATTACTATTAATCATAGTAGATCTCATGTAAATCTCATTATAATTAACAAATAGAGTTTATTTATTGTACATATAATGGCAGCACTGAATAAATTCTTTAAGGGCAGAAGAGACTTTCTCATCTTCAACTCGACAGTGTGTCTACCCTCTCCATTATTGGGTTAGTTGCATAAACGGGTTTTAATACTTTTGTAGGTTTAGAGCTGGATTGGTGAGCGACTTCATTTGGAAACTAAGCAATTTGTATCTTGGCTGCAAGTGTGTTTTTTTAGATGTTGGTGGGTGTCTGCTCTCTGTGTCGGTGTGTGCTCCTTTGGTTTTGGTATGACATGGGAATCAGTAGTTGTGATTCCATGCTTGATTTGGTGCCAACGCAAAACTTCAATGGCTATTCAAAGATGTACAAAAGCCTTTCCTTGTAGATTTTAGTACTTAAGGTGGGTTCTTTCTTCTCTGCATTAGTCTTTCTTATACTTGTAAGTTTTGCTTATTCCGCCATTTGGGTACCTTGTCCATGAGGAGGAGGGTGTATGGGAGCTTTTTACCATAGGGGTCGAAGGAGAAAAATAATTAACAAGAAGGGGGTTTGTTTGAGAAAAATTACGAATTGAGGCTGAATAAAAAATGGAACACTAGTTATATTAGCATTAATTAAGCAAGACACTAATATTAACAGCGTTTTGAATGAAAAAAATCGTTTAAGGGTTAGAATACCAATTAATGGAGTTTTGATTTAGAATAATAAGTGTGAAATTCATTTAAACATTGGACGCTATAATAATTATCATTCAAGTGTTTGGATGTTATTATAATTAGCACTCCATACTTGAATGCTATTATAATTAGTACTCCTATGATTTTCaagtgtttttttttcttttctttttattgttttgTTTTCATTAGATGCTAATAAGAATAACGTCAACATCGTCTACATAACAATAAAAAGCCATCCTTTGCCTATTTATGTTCACCTTTACTCTAATATTTTCCGGGTTGATTAGTCAATTGTCCATCTCCATTTCATGTTATTATAAGGtatgttaattaatttttttactaacatctaataataataataataataataataataataataataatattattattattattattaataataataataataataataataatattattattattattattattattattattattattattagggtTAGTCATCTCTCTTGTCCATTTTCATTTCATACTCGAATCCGATTAATTTTCTCAAAACatgaatttgattaaaatttattctcaactatcAAAACTCATCCTAAATCTGATTATTATTACTCAAAAAACACTCGAacatgtttaattttatatattttaattaataatgtgcataaaaattattttttattaatattttatattttaaaaatttaataatttcataaaatatttatattttattttatgtaaaataaaatatataatattcataaatattattataaaaaatatatattttatatttaattaagtatttatataaatagattcgACTAACAGATATTCAATATATAGAATTCAAACTCAACTTGAATCCCATAACAAGTATCATTTTTTAAGCCTGAACCTATTATATGTTTTTTAAACTCGTCTTATTAAAATTCGATCAAATTAAATACCTTTAAAACGTCGTACAAGCATGAATTGCTAATTGTGATAGCATCCAAGCAATTGGatactaattataatagtgttcaaTGTTCAAAAGAGTCGTCCCAACTCTTAAACGC
This sequence is a window from Hevea brasiliensis isolate MT/VB/25A 57/8 chromosome 10, ASM3005281v1, whole genome shotgun sequence. Protein-coding genes within it:
- the LOC110657678 gene encoding ethylene-responsive transcription factor ESR2-like, with the protein product MEEAIRRLNGMTHVQESIPHEQSITDNYKKSTNGAPAAAASTTITNKRSLKESSGGCGSGGTMRYRGVRRRPWGRYAAEIRDPQSKERRWLGTFDTAEEAACAYDRAARAMRGLKARTNFVYPTSDPHSSTDPFLPPFGFSSKQSQASIRDLPSRRCNSNSSNWPSFGNLHVGDFSGSAPQRSSSTSFNMLLLRDFLDPSSGSSFYNHPQVLYDQFPHINGSSGSSSSTFSSGNSLVNPSNDSNVSDTFAGSSLSALPLNEDNRSYNSSGGSDKTNSQPDYWEFFPQEPSDSGLLQEIIQGFLPKPSSDQIDSSKSSIYCTGESTVAPVPEMSATFPSLDEFRRSIKSELLVKNEHLGVHHYHDGPAQTSQGVTSHEVPYGHIGLQENLHHQMGANSILDHIFRYPDLL